Proteins from a single region of Parabacteroides sp. FAFU027:
- a CDS encoding dihydroorotate dehydrogenase-like protein has translation MNKLKTTFAGLKLKSPIIVSSSGLTNNPQRILNLEKAGAGAVVLKSLFEEQISLLMNQYSQYNEYPEALDYIRSYSETWTVNEYTKLIKETKELCTIPVIASIHCISNGSWTSYAQQIEQAGADALELNISILNTSRDAVDVEKAHIEIVRSVKSLVSIPVIVKIGANHANLVSLVDKLAGSGADAVTLFNRFYQPDINIQKLSFTAGNVFSKPEDLSNTIRWTAIVTGVLPNVEISASTGVHDWEAAVKMLLAGAQTVQICSAIYEQGDGILYEIETCIEEWMNQHSFHNLEDFRGRLNYKNIANPAMFERTQFMKYFASRENA, from the coding sequence AACAATCCCCAGCGTATTCTTAACCTGGAGAAAGCCGGAGCAGGAGCTGTTGTGTTGAAGTCATTGTTTGAGGAGCAGATTAGCCTGCTGATGAACCAATACAGCCAGTATAACGAATATCCCGAAGCGCTGGATTACATCCGTTCCTACTCCGAAACCTGGACGGTAAACGAATATACCAAACTGATTAAAGAGACCAAAGAGCTATGTACCATTCCGGTCATTGCAAGCATTCATTGCATCAGCAACGGAAGCTGGACCAGTTACGCGCAGCAAATCGAACAGGCTGGTGCCGATGCCCTGGAGTTGAATATCTCCATCCTGAATACTTCCCGTGATGCGGTGGATGTGGAAAAAGCACACATCGAGATTGTGAGAAGCGTGAAGAGCCTGGTATCTATTCCGGTGATTGTGAAAATCGGAGCCAATCATGCGAATCTGGTTTCGTTGGTGGATAAGCTGGCGGGAAGCGGAGCTGATGCGGTTACGTTGTTCAACCGTTTTTACCAGCCGGATATCAATATACAGAAACTCTCTTTCACTGCCGGTAATGTCTTCAGCAAACCGGAAGACCTGAGTAACACCATCCGCTGGACGGCGATTGTGACCGGTGTTTTGCCAAATGTGGAGATTTCGGCATCGACAGGGGTGCATGACTGGGAAGCTGCGGTGAAGATGCTTCTTGCCGGTGCACAGACCGTACAGATTTGCAGCGCTATCTATGAGCAGGGTGATGGTATCCTTTACGAGATTGAGACTTGTATCGAGGAGTGGATGAATCAGCACAGCTTTCATAATCTGGAGGATTTCCGCGGCAGACTGAACTACAAGAATATCGCCAATCCAGCCATGTTTGAACGGACGCAGTTTATGAAATACTTTGCGAGTCGGGAGAATGCCTGA